In Fragaria vesca subsp. vesca linkage group LG5, FraVesHawaii_1.0, whole genome shotgun sequence, the genomic stretch TGAAGGCTTTCTGAGAAATTTATGAACTTAGAAAGTTTGGTTGTTTATCGTAAACCAGAATTGTGAAGGCTTTCTCAGTGCAACATTACTTGCATAGCGAACTTCAGTATAAGGATTATGGAAAACTAGATAACTATCTAATCATAAAAAGGCTAATACCAACTGAACAGAGGAAAAAGTTCTGTACTTTAAAGTAAAAATGATACAAGCAAAATATTCAACAAAAAATAAAGTTAAAGGGCACCTGAGCTTTCTGTGATGGTGTCACGCGACAACATATAGCAGTCCTTGACAATATTGCCAACTCAGTAAAAGATTTCCGATAATGCTTAAGTGCAATTTCAAGGGACCAGCCATCAATTACAAATGCCACATCCTGTCGGGAAAATGTAACTAAATATTTAATTGAAAAGTAGAAAAGTAGAATTCTCAAGGTCCTGAAAACATGTAACATAAGCTTAATGTTCAAATAACTGTGTAGTAGTGTATGCATGATAGATTGTGACAAAAGATAATATCAAACATACAAGAAATGTAAAGCATGCTGTTTGTAATGAGTTTGAAACGTTGAATGAGAAACAAGACAATCACCAAAAGACATAAATTTGTACCAGGCCATAACAATCACCGGAATTCTAGTATGGACAAACTAATTACAAAGTAACTATTTATATTCTTTCCGCACACAAATGCCAACAAAAAGGTATGACTTATATATGCACAGTTGGGCTACAGTGGAGCATCTCAAACCTAAGCACCCTAAAAAATTCCCAAACACAACCTTTATAATAACTTGATATTTGATTCAAGTAAACATCATCATTTACCTGCCCAGTTGGTGTCCCCAACTCCCAATTTAAGAACACATCGCAATATCTCTTACAAACACAGCAATTCTAATATAATAATTAAATGCACCAAGAATATCTACAAAACACAAAAATATGTATACAAAAATCTCTGATGATATTCAATTCTAATCATAAAAAATAAAAATAAAAATCAGTAAAATTATTATCTATATGTTTATATAAAATTGCTTTTGTTGTTCACATGAAGGGACCAAATCCCGTAAGTATAATTACTCTGATAGATGAAGCACACAAGGTGTACCTTAGGTTCTGAAGTTGTTATCCGCATTGTAAGTAAAACTCTCTCTAAACTTCTATGAACTTCATCTTCAGTTTTCCCATCAAGTAACAAAAGCTGGCCTTTTGGCTCTGTTCAGTGAGAGAGAGAGAGAGAGAGAGAGAGAGAGAGGAGGAAGAAGGGATTAGTGGTCCATAGCATTTGCAAAATGGTTAGACGATATTAATTACATGCAAAATGAAAATTCATCAAACTAAACAGAACATCGAAAGTATCGCACAGCACAACCAATTAATGAAAATAAATAAACAAAAAATTTGGTCATGGATTGAGAAAGAGAAGCTAGCAGAATTTTGCTACTCATATGCCAAAGTAGATGCAAGATGAGACATGCAGCAAGCCAAACCTCATGACTAGAGTGTCATACACCTTTTAATTCTATCAATATAAACATCGTCACTATTTATTGTACAGAGTGATTCAAGGGAGAAAGCTTTAAGTACCTGGGGAAATGAAATTGCATGAAAGAGCTATCTGTATGGCAGTGTTCTGCTTGTCTCCAGTAAGCATCCAAAAATTTATGCCAGCCTTCCTCAACGTCTTAATCGTCTCTGGGACACCATCCTGGAAATTGATAATCCAACATCAAGCAATAGTCAAGCATTTGAAAACAAACAGCAAATAAATTAATATTAAAGAAGCAAATTCCGTTATTTGCCTCTTTTGGCAATCAGTAGAGAAGTTCCATTTTAGCACACTGGTATAATTCACCTGTAGGCGATCCTCTATTGCAGTAACCCCAAGTATTTCAAAATCATGTTCTAATCTTTGACAGACCTCCGCTAGCCTCCACTGCAAAACAGAGTTTAACAGCAAATGGTAGGTTAAATAAGATCACATGTCTGTATATGTAACACATTCTACACATACACATTCCTGCATCACTATTTACATGTGTACGCCAATAAGTACATCTTAGAGAAACACATTCAGATATATGCTTTACCTCCCTATCAACCAATGTGCTGCTAGCCTCCTTATACATCAAAGACCATTCTCGATATTCCTCTTCTTTTAATTCACGCCAAGCTAGACACAGTGTCCGTAGTCCCAACTGAGCATATTGCTCAACAGCTTCAACAATTGTCCTTGTTTGTTGTCCTGAAGAATATAATTGTGATTATTGAATACAAAGTAATTGTTATGACCAAATTTTTTCTTTTCAACTACCCAGTAGGAGACTTATCTTAAGCACAGTAGTTAACAATATACATTCACAACCCAACCTCCAGACCTCTAGACTATTATACACGATACCTGATTGTAAATTCCATTAAATCTGGAGCCTCATTTTGGAAAATTATCCCTATTAATCATGTTATTCAATTACCATCCTTTGGTAGAAGCAATGAATAGCAGCAGGTAATAGGGTTCTCATATACATGAAATTAATAACTAATTATAATTACCAGCACATGCATAAGGAAGAATAGATTCATCTGCTCCCTTTGATAAAAGAATAATCCTTCCATTGTGACAATCCTTTACCACTACTGACATTCTTTTTCTATCAGAAGTGAACTCCAGAATTTCCAAGGCTTCATACTGAACTGTAGAACCATTGAATTTGATCTCTGCAATTTAACAGTGGAAACTATATCATGTGTCCTACTATCAGAACCAATCTTTTATGACAGAGAAAGGAAAATGTGGCTTACCAAGAATGTTTGCATTTTTATTGACAAAAACCATATGTAGCTGAGCAGCAGCATGAACAAGAGCATCCTCATCTTGAGATTGTGCCTTGTACACGATGCTTCCAGTTTTGCTACAAGATAGAAGTAGTGTAGAGAAATATTAATAAACAGGTGCATACATTCAGATGGTTACTATGTGTTCATGCATTTCGTTCCTGTGGGAAATTGTTAAAATCCCAACACCCAATTAGTTAAAGAGAGAAGTGACACCTTTGAACGGGTATGACTGTATTACATATCGCCATAACTGTAAGGAAACGTATAACATCAGAGGAGCCGCTGGAAATAGCATCAAGGAGCTCCTCATCTGCATGTCAAACAATTGAATGCATAAATACCGCGGCTGATTTTTTTCATTAAAATCATCATGTAGTAAATCAATAAAGCCTAAAGTGATTTCTCTTTAGAAAGTGAACTTCATATAATGTTATCTGAAAGAGGTCCTACATTTGTCAGTAAAAAAATCAGTCTAGATGATAAGTTCATGCTCAGAATACCCATAGAACACCTATAAATGCCTAGTATTTGTAACAGTCCAACAGTGGAGATTCAGATAGATACAAGCCTAACAAATGGATATGTATTTTAAAATCAAACTATAACTAAAATTACAACTAAGAAAGAAACAAAATGGTGGAAAATCAAATCTCTAATAACACTTTTTTTTCGAGTAAAACACTGTTTTCTTGTTCGTGAACAAAAGTTTTTACTAATTTTTGTCGTTATTTTTAACAGAATAGGAAGTCCACCACAACAGACATGATATAACATTAGTTCACCACAACAGGCGTCTCCAAGTGGCCAATATTTGAAAGTTAATTGCATAATCAAATAGCTAACAATCAAGAAATACGAATTCCGTATTTATATTTTTTGGTAATTTCATGTCATATGACATATTTTTATATATTATTTGATGAACAGACAGCAATGACATAAGTTCCAAGATTTAGAAACAAACCTTTTAAGGCATTTCCATTCTCGTTCCCGTAGTAAATGCCATTGATACAACACCTTCTAAATATCATTTTATTTTCTGTGAGGGTACCAGTTTTATCAGTCAATATGTACTCAACTTGTCCCAGGTCTTCACTTATTGCTGTACTGCCACATATAAGAGAGATCTCTTGTAATATTAACAATATTACTTGATTCTTTCAAGAATAAAATTGGCTATTTTGATACCAAATCAACTTACTTTGTTGCATGGGCTGGAGTAGCCGTTTCTCGGTCCATCATTTTAGTATCCCAATCAATAAACTTTGCATACAAGCTTTTGACAAGGTCAAGAGATACCTGTCAGAGATGAGGATTTCAGTATCTTAACAGCTACGAAAGCAATACGGAATTGATCTGGAATAAAAAAAAGATAAACTTACAACCTGCAGTGCTTATACAAACAGACGTCTAAAAGCTTCAATTGATGTTATGATTGCACTTAATATCATTATCACCTGACTAGTTACAATACCTAGACTCGCACAAAAACAGCTGCCACAGGCCTCATTATATTCAATTTATTGCAGGGAAGTTATTCGGTAGATTATAAAAGTGAATGCTGGATTCATTATCTATTACTGCAGTGTTGAGGATTCAACTCTTTTACAAAGTACAGGATATGATTCTTCTAAAGCTATTCTGATTCTTACAAGTTAAATTCAAAATTAAGGAGTAAAAAGAATATTAAAAAAAAGAAGTTCTGAAATCCAAAAGATATTAAAGCTGTTCATCATCTGAAACCACAGGACAACAATGTACACAATCTAAAACTATCAAAAGAAAATCTTCACAAGCTTACCTTAATTGATATAGGTATCATGATGGAACAAAGTAGTTCAAAGCGAAGAGGGATCACCAACAGTTCGTACCAAGGACCTTCATCTGGATATTGAACATACCATTGCTACAGAAGACATAATTTAATTAAAATAAAAAAGACAAAAGGTAAAACAAAATAATAAACAAAATAATCAGTGCCATATATGTTTGGTGATCAGATTCAATAGATGAAGAATTTAAATTCCCCCCCCCCCCAAACTAGGATATATATGAAAATCAATCATGTCAGTAAAGTCACTTAAAATCTTGGCTTCAAGATGGAACAGAAAAGAAATGCATGAAAAAATGAAAACTACTGTCCACACAAATACTAACCCTAACCCTGCAGATAGTCAAAATCAGCTTACAGCATCCGTACTGACATGTAATTAAGATGTTCTCTATTTAATTACCAGCCATAGCTACAATTCAGAAATAAGTTTTTGATTTGACTAATTCAGAATACTAAATCTACTGTTCACAAGCTGCAAAGTTGAGGCATACCTTCCTTGCTTCTGTATCCTTCCAGACATTACCGGCAACACCTAGAACCATAACCACCACTACTTGGAAAACAAAGATAGCTCCTGTCAACTTATCAATCATAGCATCGACAGCTGTAAGCTTTGGCTCAGGAATTCCCCTAGTCATACCAAGCTTGGTTTCATTTCCTAAAGAAAGGAAAAATGCAACATATGATCATTGATTACATAAAGGGATGAAAACAATATATATAAAAAAAATAATAAAAAAAAAAAAAAAACAATCACAGCCATACCCAAAGGAAAATTTGTTACCTATCTAGAGCTCACATACTTTTAAGAATATAGATTAGAAAAGACAAGCAGAAACAAAAAAAGGAAAAGAAACCATTGGCATGACACAAGTGTATTCTAAGTTAGTATCACTTTAGGTCATTTTCACGAAAAATATGTTTATCACGGAGACTGAATGATAAGAAAGGTCTGTCGAAAACATTAAGGAGCAAATATTTTCTGTATAATATTGTTCTATTTTGTCCAAAGAAATATGTTATATTATTTTCATAGGATTTATAGGAAAGCGAGGTCATGTAGCGACACCTATAGTCTCTTGTATGCGGCCCAAAACTTTCCTGTTAAACAAATATAAAAAGTACTGGTAAAGTACATTTTTCAAAGGAAGGAAAGATTATATATATCACACTGGCATTATGTACCAAGTAGGGACTGGATTAAGGAAATCTAGAGCCCTGAAATTTGACATCCAACAGGAGCAACATACTTCTCAACCCTTTCATTATTTCACAGTGTCAATTAACTTTTCTTCAACAACTAAACTTACAAGAGTTAAGTTTTTTATGACCTTAAGAAGGTCAAGAATTTTTTTGGCAATATATCAAACTATGAACATCAAGATTAAATATACATGCTACCAGATATTAAGAACTCAATCACAAAATAAAAAGCATTTGTCCACAATCAATATTATCAACAACGTCATGAGTGAATTTCAGACTGAAAAAATAGAACTATATATAAAATAAAATAATATAAACAAACTAGAACAGAATTTGAAAAGTACAAGTACTTGCCAGTATAGACTGCTACTCCACAGGCCCACTCTGTATTTCGCAAGTAACATGACTGAAGAATAGTATTCTTTATGGTTAATGGGCAGAGGTCATTATCAATGAATGGAGGAAACAACCGCATATTTGCATCAAATCTTCGGATATCCTTATCAGGATTAGGGCACTCAATTACACCCTGTAGGGCAGAAAGTAATAAAAAACAAATGACCATCAATATGACAACATAGAGATGAATAGTTGAATACGAGCACAACTTCCCACTTTGTTTTCTGTCTTGCCATCTTGGCAATAAATATTTACTTCTCATTATGATTAGCTATGAAATCTTGCCTTAATTTTGTGCAACAATTCAAGATCTATCCCCATACAAGCTGGTGGTATGACCCTGGTCTTCAGATCAGTTTCTCCATCTAAGGCTGCAGTCTGGAAAATATGTAATCTCATTAGGTCCTTCAAATGCTGAATGGTCACAGTAATGAGGAACAAAATAAGAAGAAAAATAACATAACAATGAATAAGACAGCAGAGTTGTATTGATACGTGGACCTGGTCAAATCATGATTAAGCAAAAATTTAACATACAATTTCTCAAGCACAATTGAATATTTGGTACGGTTCTGAAAATTCTTGTCCTCTTAACTTCCTATAGTAGTCTTTTAACTCGGGCATATGGGAGATAGATACACTCAAAGCGAGATATATCGTACTCCAGCTTGGTAATAGTTTCCACCGCTTGTCCAGGGTTGAGCCCTGGATTTGACGGTGGACTTAAACAACCCACTTCATACTTGGGAAACTTCATAATCAGAAGGAGACCATAGGTTGGTTAATTACCTCTATATAGCATAGGCCTTGCGCTTCAGATGTACCAATCAAAACGAGGTCACATGGCACTTCATCATTCTCCCGCAGCCAGACTATGTTACCAAGACGAATATCTTGCGCTTGTATCTAAAACAGATATCACCAATGCCAAAAATCAAAGTATTAATAAGATACATTAAGCAGTTACTTCAGCAAAGTTAAAAAGAAAAAAAAAAAAAAAGTAGACAACAAGTATCTAATCCACCATATCAATCAACCAGATAACATTTAGAATGATTGTTTTCGTGCAAAAGGTACAGAGTAGTGGATAAGAAATCCACTGAACTTAGAGAGCTACAACTAAAATAGCCAGGCTAAACTAAGATTACAACAGCTATAAAAAGCCGTAATTCTAAGAAGCTAAAGAACAGCTGCACTCCAATTTGAACAAATAGCAAAGAAGAATAATCAATCTCTGAACTCCAAAGGAACTAAAGCCCATAAAGAAACCAAGGATCGATCCCTATCCCACAAGTTATACAGCTCCTCCCCACTACATTCTGAGAATGTCATCTAATTATTTCCATTGAAATAACTGAAACGCGCTATTAGAGCACATCTTACCAAAGCTTTCCCGCCAGATAATTTGTGCCAGTCACTCCATAACCTTCCAATATAAACCAGGCATCCAGAGGGCATCAGCAATTGGAAAGTGGAACAAGATATTATGTTCTATAATCCTAGTCAATTTTTCTTTAAAGATTTTTTTCTTTTTCTTTGGAGGAAACAGAAAGTGTGCTACGAAAAAAAAATTATAGTAGAAAAGAGGACAAGAAATATTAAAAACAAGTATATTAATCATGTCACTGCAGCTTTCCAATCTAACACTAAGGCTGAAAGGGAGTAACTTCTAAACTCCAAGGTGACCGACACCTATAGAGCAGACCAGAAACAAACTCAGTCTCAAAGCTCTTCCACACACGAAAGGAACTTTTCTCTATAGAATAATGTGAGTATTCTTCTTTCGTTTGGGTAAAGTAACCACATAACCATTGTCTATCTGCAATACCTACAAAAAACTTATCAGCTTATCCTACCGTCCCTACCATCTTAAAATTCAACTGATCAGCTTACACTTACAAGATCATCCAGACGTCATCATCCATATTTTCTCTTAAGGTAATTTTTTTGAGCTATAGTCGTGAGAGAATATCAGCTGTTGAAGCTGAAGCTTTTGGTCTGTTAATTCACTGCCTAATCCAGCCCGGCTGATCCTATTGGCAAATACAAAGTGTAAACTCTTTCCACTTTCCCAAATCTTCTATAGAGAATCCTGATTGTCTACTATTTAAGTACAGACATTATAATTCCTTTTTCATATCCGTTAAAGTTTTTAGCTACACAAGCTTAAAATAGGGCCATTCCTCTGTGATTAAGTAAGTTCACTCCAACTTGAAATTATTTTGGACAGCCATCTAAACTTACATATACATCTTCCCTAGGCTTCTTAAGAACGTAGTAATCCCTCCCACTTTTATAAGTTACAGTTACGTCCCTCGTCCAAGCTCCTTTCAAGATTTTCTGTTTACTAAGTTCAGACCTTTAATTGTAGAAATGAATGTTTACACACTAATGTTTATGGCTCCAATAAACATTAGAAAATAATAAGTTGCATTTTCTTCTGTCACACAGAGAAAAGAATCTATGTAAAATTACAACTATATACATAAGTAGTATATACATATTGAAAAAGATAACGTCTTTAGGGATAGCCCCAAACCTTAAAGTTTATGCTTGTATTAGCCATCCTTGAATCATGATATTATCCCCTCATTCTTTTTAATCAAACCCATTAAACAAACTAAGTAAACATTAGTTATAATTTTATAGAGAGGAAAACAAACAAAAAGCTATTTAGTGTTTGATAATGCATGAAGCAAATTACAAGACAAGTTATCAGTGATAAGCAAGTTAATTCACCTAGTTTGTTAACTAGTTGACAATAAATGTAATTAACTTTTTTACTCTACTAATTGCCAAAAATTATGAAGTAAAGTAATGGAAAAGAGAATTGAGAAGAAGTTTTAAATACATGTTTTTTGATGCCATGCCTAACAACCCAAACTTCTTTCTCATTTGCCTTCTTGTCTGAGAGATATCTGTTGTAATCATCCCACGCCTCTTTTGTTGCAGAGACTGCAAAAATGAAGATAAGCGGACCCCATGTGCTGGCAGGATTTACCGGAGTAATAAGTGACCATAGCTGAAGGCAAGCAATCAGCAAAAAGTACTGATTCATAAAGCGGCTGAAAACAGAGATAAAATCTGTCAGAGCAGACTCATACATTCATTTTCAGCCTATGTGCCACGCTAGGAACGTAATTGAAAATGAGATTGATTGATTTATGCTCCCCAACAATAATGGAACATTGAAAATTACACAAAAACAAAAACAAAAAAAAATGTCGAGTTTGTTTGTTAATAATGCACATTTTATTCACGAAAAATCTAAATGAACTAAATTAAACCCCTACTTTGTGTCTTGATATAAACAAGGAGTGATTGAATGAATGACCTGAATTGCTCCCATAAATTCTTGGGGAGAAAGTTGAAGACAGTGTACTTCCGATTGGAGATGCGGTTGTCGCAGTAAGGATAGTGCGTGGAATCATCATCGTTTATGTAGATGAAGCGCTTCATTGCTCGATTTCAATGCTCAAATGTCACTACTCCAAACATCAAACACTGAAAATGAAAGCAAACCAACAAGATTCACGAATTCGATCAAATTGTAAAGCCCACAAATCCAGTAGGATCAAGCACGATGTTACCTGGATTCGAAATCGAGCTCCGGCGGAGAGATCAGAATTAATTATGAGATCATTACTGGGAACAACGCACGCAATAAGATCAATATCTGCTTACCAAGCAGTGAAAGCTTGGTTTCTCTCTCGCTCACGCTCTCTCGCTCTCTGAGACTCTGACCCAGTAAATCATCTTTTCTCACAAATACACTATTTCAAGTTTTTAAGGAAAGGTCAATTTAGTACCAACATTTTTAAGAATACTTTATTTCTCACTCCAATAATAATAAATTGAAATACGATATATAACTCTTTATACCCTTCTCAAAAAAAAAAAAAAAAAACTAATTTATACCCGAAATCACACAAATATATTTTGCTTTAAGGGCCTGTTTGGTCCAATGACATAAGTTCATCGTTATAAGTAAGAGGTCGTAAGTTCGACTCACAATATTATAGTACATTAATTGTTTGATTATTTCACATAATAATATCACCTCCAAAACATAGTATATGATAAGATGATCACCTTATAACATCTTAAATGATATAAGTTTATTTTTAAAACGATTAGAATCACTTCATTAGGCTTAAACTCAATCACGACCGATAATGGTCTATGCATAAGTAATACAAGATTACCCAGTGCACAAAGCAAAATACTTAATAAAAATACAACTACGAAATAAAAAACAAACCACAAGCTACGTCCAAAAAGGTGGACATGGAAACTAGAAAGCAATGAACATACTCTGTCCTCGAATTGATTTAACTCCCAACGATTAGAGGCCTAAGACCACATGGTGTACCTTTCATCGTATAGTAGGAAGCAAAACCAAATTTAGGGTTTTTGTAGGGGTCTTTCCTAGTGACCCTAAGCATCTCCAACAAGGTTGTCAAATCCTTGGTGGCAACCCAACAGCTATTTTTGACAGCCCAATGGGCTCTCCAATGAAACAGTCAAATCCTACATGGATTTGGCTATGAGCAAAATGTTGTCAAATTTGACTCAGGCCGGGAGAAGAGTTATTCATTAAAAAACTAATTTCTATCCATCTCCTTCATCGTTCGTTCTCTCTTCTCCTTCAGAAACTCAGTTCTTTATCTATCACCATAACCCAGTTCTCGTCTCTCCTTCATCTTTTCTTTCATCTTTCTGCTTCTTTCTTTGGGTTTTCTTCATGAGTATGGATTATCAATTATCCAACTCTTCATCAGACGAAGAATTTTGGGATCTTGCAAATTCATCATCAGACGAAGAATTGCTCAATTCACAAATCAGGGCTCTACAAGAAGAGAAGGGAAGGAGAAGACGTCGAGGCTCTATTACGGGTCGGCTGTATAAAGATAGGGAACGTCTTCAAGGTCACCAAAGACTATTCAAAGATTACTTTTCTGAAAATCCAATTCATGGAGAAGATATATTTCGGAGGAGGTTTCGGATGCATCGAGCTTTGTTTCTTCGAATTGTAGATGGGGTAACAGATCATGACTCCTACTTTGTCCAAAAAAGAGATGGGGCAAGCCGCCTTGGATTGTCTTCTCTACAAAAGTGTACAGCTGCGATGAGAATGCTTGCTTATGGAGTTGGGGCAGACGTTGTTGATGACTACATTAGAATCGGTGAAAGCACTGCAATTGAAGCTTTGAGAAGGTTTGTCCAAGCGGTTATTGATGTTTTTGGCGCTCAATACTTGAGAAGACCCACTGCTGAAGATATTTGCATATTGTTATCAATTGGTGAGAGCCGTGGGTTTCGAGGAATGCTTGGTAGTATCGATTGTATGCATTGGAAGTGGAAGAATTGTCCGGTTGCTTGGAAAGGTATGTTTTCTCGTGGAGATCATTGCGAACCTTCTTTAATTCTTGAAGCTGTTGCAGCAAAGGATCTTTGGATATGGCATTCATTTTTTGGTTTACCTGGTTCCCACAATGATATCAATGTGTTGGAGCATTCACCTTTATTCGCCGACCTCCGTGAAGGCCGAGCTCCTCCGGTTAATTTTAGGGTGAATGATCATGACTATAAAATGGGATATTATTTGGCTGATGGCATATATCCATCGTGGTCCACTTTTGTCAAAACCATTCCATGTCCACAAGGAGAGAAAGCAAAGAATTTTGCTAAAGCTCAAGAAGGATGCCGAAAAGATGTAGAAAGAGCTTTTGGTGTGCTTCAAGCACATTTTGCAATTGTAAAGGGACCTGCTCGTTTTTGGGATCGTGAAACTCTTCAAAAGATCATGAAAGCATGTGTTATAATGCATAATATGATCATTGAAGATGAACGTGCCGAACGCATTGCAGCCAATGATCATGAAATTCTTGCAAGGCAGTATGTTGAACCGGATGAGCAATTTGAAGATCTTCTAGTTTCACGTAATCACACAATTGACTTTGAAGAATTTATTAGCAATCATTTGGCTATTAGGGACCGAGGAACACATTCTATGCTCCAAGCTGACCTTGTTGAGCATCTATGGCAACTCCATGTGGCTAGAACCAATACATAGGATGTTGGTTGGTATGTATGAAGACTACTTTATTGGTAAGTATACAAGTGTTTGTTTAATTAGCAACATTTAGTACATCTCAAAATAGGATCCATGTTTATTAACTCTTGTTTTTTCATATATTTGCAGTTTTCGAGCTATGCAGTCTGATATGATGTGAATTGTGTGGAGCTTTGCCAATGTAATTGGTTACAAAATCTGAGTATTTTGCCATGTAGTAGTCTGAGTGTGCCAGTCGAACCTTGCATGTAGTGTTGAATTTAACATAAACCCTTCTTAGAGATATACCTCTGCTTGAGTCCTCAACTGC encodes the following:
- the LOC101292908 gene encoding uncharacterized protein LOC101292908 translates to MDYQLSNSSSDEEFWDLANSSSDEELLNSQIRALQEEKGRRRRRGSITGRLYKDRERLQGHQRLFKDYFSENPIHGEDIFRRRFRMHRALFLRIVDGVTDHDSYFVQKRDGASRLGLSSLQKCTAAMRMLAYGVGADVVDDYIRIGESTAIEALRRFVQAVIDVFGAQYLRRPTAEDICILLSIGESRGFRGMLGSIDCMHWKWKNCPVAWKGMFSRGDHCEPSLILEAVAAKDLWIWHSFFGLPGSHNDINVLEHSPLFADLREGRAPPVNFRVNDHDYKMGYYLADGIYPSWSTFVKTIPCPQGEKAKNFAKAQEGCRKDVERAFGVLQAHFAIVKGPARFWDRETLQKIMKACVIMHNMIIEDERAERIAANDHEILARQYVEPDEQFEDLLVSRNHTIDFEEFISNHLAIRDRGTHSMLQADLVEHLWQLHVARTNT
- the LOC101292415 gene encoding phospholipid-transporting ATPase 2-like, whose amino-acid sequence is MKRFIYINDDDSTHYPYCDNRISNRKYTVFNFLPKNLWEQFSRFMNQYFLLIACLQLWSLITPVNPASTWGPLIFIFAVSATKEAWDDYNRYLSDKKANEKEVWVVRHGIKKHIQAQDIRLGNIVWLRENDEVPCDLVLIGTSEAQGLCYIETAALDGETDLKTRVIPPACMGIDLELLHKIKGVIECPNPDKDIRRFDANMRLFPPFIDNDLCPLTIKNTILQSCYLRNTEWACGVAVYTGNETKLGMTRGIPEPKLTAVDAMIDKLTGAIFVFQVVVVMVLGVAGNVWKDTEARKQWYVQYPDEGPWYELLVIPLRFELLCSIMIPISIKVSLDLVKSLYAKFIDWDTKMMDRETATPAHATNTAISEDLGQVEYILTDKTGTLTENKMIFRRCCINGIYYGNENGNALKDEELLDAISSGSSDVIRFLTVMAICNTVIPVQSKTGSIVYKAQSQDEDALVHAAAQLHMVFVNKNANILEIKFNGSTVQYEALEILEFTSDRKRMSVVVKDCHNGRIILLSKGADESILPYACAGQQTRTIVEAVEQYAQLGLRTLCLAWRELKEEEYREWSLMYKEASSTLVDREWRLAEVCQRLEHDFEILGVTAIEDRLQDGVPETIKTLRKAGINFWMLTGDKQNTAIQIALSCNFISPEPKGQLLLLDGKTEDEVHRSLERVLLTMRITTSEPKDVAFVIDGWSLEIALKHYRKSFTELAILSRTAICCRVTPSQKAQLVEILKSCDYKTLAIGDGGNDVRMIQQADIGVGISGREGLQAARAADYSIGKFRFLKRLILVHGRYSYNRTAFLSQYSFYKSLVVCFIQIFFSFVSGVSGTSLFNSVSLMAYNVFYTSVPVLASVLDKDLSEETVMQHPQILFYCQAGRLLNPSTFAGWFGRSLFHAIVVFVISIHAYAYEKSEMDEISLVALSGCIWLQAFVMTLETNSFTILQHLAIWGNLAAFYIINWIFSAIPGSGMYTIMFRLCREPSYWITILLIVAAGMGPILALKYFRYTYRPSKINTLQQAERLGGPILSIGSIEPQTRGIENEVSPLSITQPKNRNPIFEPLLSDSPNATRRSFGSGTPFDFFQSQSRLSMSNYSRNCKDN